From the genome of Chelonia mydas isolate rCheMyd1 chromosome 2, rCheMyd1.pri.v2, whole genome shotgun sequence, one region includes:
- the ASXL3 gene encoding putative Polycomb group protein ASXL3 isoform X10, producing MQLRIRQEIEKEKKTEPWKERFFERFYGEKLGMSREESMKLTSGQNSDEDESSLLCGSSGIPGPSKQKTLEDHEEKSMKIPPLPERDFCQSLHNVEQVPVKDLMGESDSEDILVPDESVIQEEIAEEVETSICECQEENHKTEHEFSEEPVSPAGTNEEVEAVPLADNSASCVVMNDVIDTLSHIEIKVELKSESPQEDMSVVIDQLEDCLSPAQSASSTNSVSDTAERDSESTKELSAPETQNSALEGSLFTDGGIAVDMELQSDPDEQLSENACISETSFSSESPEGPCIGIASPGGDTQSTSEEPCTPASHETACSSEAASSENIEPDSQQKTIEESLHTPLMSEISPVSTSPVTSEASLTSNLPLTSEASPASNLPLTSETSPMSDLPLTSETSSVSSVLLASETSMATSLPFLSETSPISNSPQSERLILQQRKSPCLSEESLSPLKEETSTIPKASQEENLIVQEKLIQSTTETMKISPLSNIPESSILEEPQSKNLTHQSCRSHTEIEKSYIASISELSSPEVIKIKNHHAQQRAEKKGVLSPLEIAVVSEGTVGKSTELLPVKPHDKVYTSSLEKTSFSEVCRSKSHKQQSSVQIRLESSHSSKLLEPTKSSEVRIENRDAEIPKRKTAEQHGFGICKEKRARIEDDQSNRNAPLMSPSEKEQPPREEPRVPPLKIQLSKIGPPFIIKSQPVSKPEPRVSPSTSVSSGRNTGARTLADIKARAQQARAQREAAAAAAVAAAASIVSGAMGSPCEGGKTRTLAHIKEQTKAKLFAKHQARAHLLQTSKEAKSQLSSKEGPSSIDTSTTPDTKIEVSTGVIIVNPNCRSPSNKSTHLRETNTLLQQSLNTAALPETATDISVHSSDENIPMPHLCEKIISSTSAENNNVPVLYSKNSVPVSVCSTAMSGAIQELPFASSIDKSSVLMSVDSTNTTISACNVNMLKSTQGVDTPCIAIVPKCIDNTIVPGSIDSTVLSNSIDEKRLPVSSSSANNAVSSQYTTVPTSSIASNLPNHLPGSSVLIPPVGTTTRFSSDKIAITGCSEQSTVSINTTVRAALSCSDAATVVDSVARPPISVFTGNMVTISSYDNTAKLSADNLEKSSGPRNRIDLSSKSQPVSFTQTAVNRSIPCKVIVDHTTTLNSSLSLAASIENAENSIDLQSRLVRAETALQNIACPQVSVISRPEIVSNESLEHSSSFITVTAKQEGKTLQAACTSLQEVPLTPQDKLIEVVAPSQGFVEQLRGPSAFKSEADAACVNQYNTNNRICWHDEEAMHTDQPVVSHLNPNKHKEYTEQNCLKNVKTEPSSYTQMSELQSRSLMTSITVPVKSETTESDKCFRMDTEDFTGPEMPRQTAEIAPSAQLTQTSKTSVTDSMEDSLSLTTETLKRVTNAGSSSCRLSSVEANNPLVTQLLQGNLPLEKVLPQPRSGAKLEINRLPLPLQTTSVCKTSASERSLVENPSSSPNPDGKGFTAGGIAPLQIRKRDNHPKKRMARTVGEHTQMKCELGKLSVDTDVKVAPCVIGSNTNQLGHGQPFKQEWLSKHAVQNRIAHSPEIKQQKRPLPSCSFQQNLFHMDKNGSFHAEASTSQRQHFYQMSMAARGPIPTAALLQTTSKVPSGCNAFAFSRHLEQKGLGEVNISATAHQLRLGSVFSPHVQIKEGDDIASASQTLQNKALVHPPPPPPPIPNTEVPSDQKQLTVTMETTKRLSWPQPASICSNIKSEPISFEEGLSSSCELGLKQASYDQKEVKEQLKTFALKNADFSSYLLSEPQKPFTQLTTQKIQTQHPQQQQQLCGNYPAIHFGSTSFKRAASAIEKSIGILGSGSNAATGLSNQNVPIPVQKFADSSNADELELKCSCRLKAMIVCKGCGAFCHDDCIGPSKLCVACLVVR from the exons ATGCAGTTGCGCATCAGACAAGAgattgaaaaggaaaagaaaacagaacctTGGAAGGAAAGGTTCTTTGAAAGGTTTTATGGTGAAAA GTTGGGAATGTCAAGAGAAGAATCTATGAAGCTCACTTCAGGACAGAACAGTGATGAAGATGAGAGTAGTTTGCTGTGTGGATCTTCTGGTATACCTGGTCCTTCTAAACAAAAAACTCTTGAGGACCATgaagagaaaagcatgaaaattcCACCTCTTCCTGAAAGAGATTTCTGTCAGTCTCTTCATAATGTGGAACAGGTTCCAGTCAAGGATCTAATGGGGGAATCAGATTCAGAGGATATATTGGTACCTGACGAATCTGTAATTCAGGAAGAGATTGCTGAGGAGGTTGAGACAAGTATCTGTGAATGCCAAGAGGAGAACCATAAAACAGAACATGAGTTTTCTGAGGAGCCAGTAAGCCCAGCTGGTACTAATGAAGAAGTAGAAGCAGTGCCACTTGCAGACAACTCAGCATCCTGTGTTGTGATGAATGATGTAATTGATACTTTGTCTCACATTGAAATTAAAGTGGAGTTGAAATCAGAAAGTCCTCAGGAAGACATGTCAGTTGTGATTGATCAGCTGGAGGATTGCTTATCACCTGCACAATCTGCTTCATCAACAAACTCTGTCAGTGATACAGCAGAGAGGGATTCTGAGTCTACAAAAGAGCTAAGTGCTCCAGAAACACAAAACTCTGCTCTAGAAGGCTCATTGTTCACTGATGGAGGCATTGCTGTTGATATGGAGCTACAGAGTGACCCTGACGAACAGTTATCTGAAAATGCTTGTATTTCTGAAACTTCCTTTTCCTCTGAAAGCCCAGAGGGACCTTGTATCGGTATTGCCTCTCCAGGAGGTGACACACAGTCCACTTCAGAGGAACCCTGTACTCCAGCATCTCATGAAACAGCTTGTTCATCTGAGGCAGCCAGCAGTGAAAATATTGAACCTGATAGTCAGCAAAAGACCATTGAAGAAAGCTTGCACACACCTTTAATGTCAGAAATATCTCCAGTGTCCACTTCACCTGTAACCTCAGAAGCATCTCTGACATCAAACTTACCTTTGACATCAGAGGCATCACCAGCTTCTAATTTACCTTTAACATCAGAAACCTCTCCAATGTCGGATTTACCATTAACATCAGAAACCTCTTCTGTGTCTTCTGTACTTCTAGCTTCTGAAACATCTATGGCAACCAGTTTACCTTTTCTGTCGGAAACCTCTCCAATTTCTAATTCCCCACAGAGTGAAAGACTTATTCTGCAACAAAGGAAATCACCATGTTTATCTGAAGAATCCCTCTCCCCTTTAAAAGAAGAAACTTCAACCATTCCTAAGGCATCTCAAGAGGAAAATCTTATTGTGCAAGAAAAACTGATTCAGAGTACAACTGAAACTATGAAAATCAGTCCGCTATCAAATATACCTGAAAGTTCAATATTGGAAGAGCCCCAAAGCAAAAATCTTACTCATCAATCATGCAGATCACATACTGAAATTGAGAAATCTTACATTGCTTCCATTTCAGAACTTTCTTCTCCAGAGGTGATCAAAATTAAAAATCATCATGCTCAGCAAAGAGCGGAAAAGAAAGGTGTGCTCTCGCCATTAGAGATAGCTGTCGTATCAGAAGGGACAGTGGGCAAAAGCACCGAACTCCTTCCAGTTAAACCACATGATAAAGTATATACCTCATCTCTAGAAAAGACTTCATTCTCAGAAGTGTGCAGAAGTAAGTCACACAAACAACAAAGCAGTGTACAGATCCGGCTGGAGAGTTCCCATTCGTCTAAGTTATTAGAACCCACAAAATCATCTGAAGTAAGAATTGAAAATAGAGATGCAGAGATCCCGAAGAGGAAGACTGCAGAGCAGCACGGTTTTGGAATCTGTAAAGAGAAGAGAGCTAGAATAGAAGATGATCAGTCTAATCGTAATGCTCCGTTGATGAGTCCATCTGAGAAAGAGCAGCCACCCAGAGAAGAGCCCCGAGTCCCACCCCTGAAG aTTCAACTCTCAAAAATTGGGCCACCTTTTATTATCAAGAGTCAGCCTGTTTCAAAACCAGAACCTAGGGTTTCCCCAAGTACATCAGTCAGCAGCGGGAGGAACACTGGGGCTAGAACTCTTGCAGATATCAAGGCAAGAGCTCAGCAAGCTAGAGCCcagagagaggctgcagctgcagctgctgtggcAGCAGCTGCAAGCATAGTCTCTGGAGCAATGGGGAGTCCCTGCGAAGGTGGGAAGACAAGAACACTGGCACACATCAAGGAGCAAACAAAGGCCAAACTATTTGCTAAGCATCAAGCCAGAGCCCACTTACTTCAGACCAGTAAAGAAGCAAAGTCACAGCTCAGTTCAAAGGAAGGTCCTTCGTCCATAGACACCTCGACGACACCTGACACAAAGATTGAAGTTTCTACTGGTGTCATTATAGTTAATCCTAACTGCAGGTCTCCTAGTAACAAGTCTACTCACCTCCGTGAGACGAACACTTTACTGCAGCAGTCACTTAACACAGCTGCATTGCCAGAAACTGCTACGGATATATCCGTTCACAGTTCTGATGAAAACATACCTATGCCACATTTGTGTGAGAAAATTATCTCATCTACCTCTGCTGAAAATAACAATGTGCCAGTGCTTTATAGTAAAAATTCAGTCCCTGTGTCTGTTTGCAGCACTGCTATGTCGGGAGCAATTCAAGAACTTCCCTTTGCAAGTTCTATTGATAAATCTTCTGTTTTAATGTCTGTTGACAGTACAAACACAACAATTTCGGCTTGTAATGTAAACATGCTGAAATCCACCCAAGGGGTTGATACTCCATGCATTGCCATTGTACCAAAATGTATTGATAACACTATTGTTCCAGGCTCAATAGACAGTACAGTCTTATCAAATTCAATTGATGAGAAAAGGTTGCCAGTATCAAGTAGCAGCGCAAATAATGCAGTCTCCAGTCAATATACCACTGTGCCAACTTCGTCCATTGCAAGTAATTTGCCAAATCATCTCCCAGGTAGTTCTGTACTGATTCCCCCAGTGGGGACTACTACTAGATTTTCTTCTGATAAGATAGCCATAACTGGATGCAGTGAGCAAAGTACTGTATCCATTAACACTACTGTTAGAGCAGCTTTAAGCTGCAGTGATGCGGCTACAGTAGTAGATTCTGTTGCAAGGCCACCAATTTCAGTGTTTACTGGTAATATGGTGACAATAAGTTCTTACGACAACACTGCTAAATTAAGTGCTGACAACTTGGAAAAAAGTTCTGGACCACGAAACCGAATAGATCTGTCCAGTAAATCTCAGCCAGTGAGCTTTACACAAACAGCCGTGAACAGGTCTATACCTTGTAAAGTCATTGTTGACCACACTACGACATTAAATTCCAGTTTGTCGCTGGCTGCTTCcattgaaaatgcagaaaacagcaTAGATCTGCAGAGCAGACTTGTGAGGGCAGAAACTGCCTTACAAAATATAGCATGTCCTCAGGTGTCTGTAATAAGCAGGCCTGAAATAGTCAGTAATGAAAGCCTTGAGCACAGTTCCAGCTTCATAACTGTTACAGCAAAACAAGAGGGCAAAACCTTGCAGGCAGCTTGTACAAGTCTTCAAGAAGTGCCTCTTACTCCTCAAGATAAATTAATTGAGGTTGTTGCCCCCAGTCAAGGTTTTGTAGAGCAGTTACGAGGTCCTTCAGCCTTTAAAAGTGAAGCAGATGCTGCCTGTGTCAATCAGTATAACACTAATAACAGAATATGCTGGCATGATGAAGAGGCAATGCACACAGACCAGCCAGTGGTCAGCCATCTTAACCCAAATAAGCATAAAGAATATACAGagcaaaactgtttaaaaaatgtcaaaactgagCCTTCAAGTTACACGCAGATGTCAGAGTTGCAGTCAAGGAGTCTTATGACTAGCATCACTGTTCCTGTTAAATCAGAAACTACCGAATCTGACAAATGCTTTAGGATGGACACTGAAGATTTTACAGGACCTGAAATGCCTCGCCAGACTGCAGAAATAGCCCCGAGTGCACAGCTGACACAGACCTCCAAGACATCTGTTACGGACTCTATGGAGGACTCTTTGTCATTGACAACAGAAACCCTAAAAAGAGTTACAAATGCTGGAAGCTCTAGCTGTCGTTTGTCATCAGTTGAGGCCAACAATCCTCTAGTGACACAGTTACTGCAAGGCAACCTGCCTTTGGAAAAGGTGCTGCCACAGCCCAGATCCGGAGCCAAACTAGAGATTAACAGGCTCCCCTTGCCTTTGCAAACTACCTCAGTGTGTAAAACATCAGCATCTGAGAGAAGTCTGGTTGAAAATCCTTCCAGCTCACCCAATCCAGATGGTAAAGGATTTACAGCAGGCGGCATAGCCCCACTGCAAATCAGAAAGCGTGACAACCATCCAAAGAAGCGGATGGCCAGGACTGTGGGGGAGCACACTCAAATGAAATGTGAGCTTGGGAAGCTATCAGTGGACACAGATGTTAAAGTGGCTCCTTGTGTAATCGGTTCCAATACGAATCAACTAGGGCATGgtcagccatttaaacaagaGTGGCTGAGCAAACATGCTGTTCAGAACAGAATTGCTCACAGTCCAGAGATCAAGCAGCAGAAGAGGCCACTGCCTTCATGCAGTTTCCAGCAGAACTTATTTCACATGGACAAAAATGGCAGTTTTCATGCAGAAGCTAGTACCTCACAGAGACAGCATTTTTACCAAATGTCCATGGCTGCAAGAGGCCCCATTCCTACGGCAGCTTTGTTGCAAACTACTTCAAAAGTGCCATCTGGCTGCAATGCATTTGCTTTCAGTAGGCACCTGGAACAGAAGGGTTTGGGAGAGGTCAATATTTCTGCAACAGCTCACCAGCTGAGGCTAGgaagtgttttttcccctcatgttCAAATTAAGGAAGGTGATGACATTGCTAGTGCCTCACAAACTCTCCAGAATAAAGCGTTAgtgcaccctcctcctcctcctccccctattCCAAACACAGAAGTCCCATCTGATCAAAAGCAACTGACAGTTACTATGGAAACCACTAAAAGGCTTAGTTGGCCTCAGCCAGCAAGCATCTGTAGCAATATAAAATCTGAACCTATTTCTTTTGAGGAAGGTTTAAGCAGCAGCTGCGAACTGGGCCTAAAACAAGCTTCCTATGATCAGAAGGAAGTAAAAGAACAGTTAAAAACATTTGcattaaaaaatgcagatttctCTTCCTATTTACTTTCTGAGCCACAGAAGCCTTTTACCCAATTAACGACTCAGAAAATACAAACACAGcacccgcagcagcagcagcagctctgtggcAATTATCCAGCTATACACTTTGGTAGCACAAGCTTCAAAAGGGCAGCATCTGCGATTGAAAAATCTATTGGAATTTTGGGAAGCGGCTCAAACGCTGCTACAGGTCTGTCTAATCAGAACGTTCCGATTCCGGTTCAGAAATTTGCTGACAGCAGCAATGCAGATGAACTGGAACTGAAATGCTCTTGCAGGCTGAAAGCCATGATAGTGTGCAAAGGCTGTGGAGCCTTCTGCCATGATGACTGCATAGGCCCTTCAAAACTGTGTGTAGCTTGTTTGGTTGTACGGTAG